Proteins encoded by one window of Tunturibacter psychrotolerans:
- the katG gene encoding catalase/peroxidase HPI, whose translation MSNEAKCPVPHGGNPSTSTETASPMHGAVTLNSRKITRNEHWWPDRLDLAVLHQNTKLADPMGQDFDYAVEFKTLDLDAVIKDLHALMTDSQSWWPADYGHYGPFFIRMAWHSAGTYRTHDGRGGAGMGTQRFAPLNSWPDNVSLDKARRLLWPIKQKYGKKISWADLMILAGNVALDSMGFKTFGFGGGRADVWVPQEDIFWGSEHTWLGSDRYQGERNLDNPLAAVQMGLIYVNPEGPDGKPDPVGSARDIRETFGRMAMNDEETFALIAGGHTFGKGHGAYDPGPNVGPEPEGAPIEQQGLGWKNGKGKGHSEDTISSGLEGAWTSNPTKWDIEYLDNLYNYDWALKKGPGGGWQWYAVNEEANIPDAHVKDKKHLPMMFTSDLALKFDPAYETIGKRFQKDPAAFADAFARAWFKLTHRDMGPLVRYLGPLVPKEQLIWQDPVPAVDHKPISEAEIASLKQKILASGLSISQLVSTAWAAASSFRGSDKRGGANGARIRLEPQKNWEVNQPLVLAKVLSTLEGVQKDFNATGKKVSLADLIVLGGCSAVEAAAKKAGYDVTVPFTPGRTDASQEQTDIASFAPLEQTADGFRNYLRLGHTVRAEDLLVDRAQLLTLTAPEMAVLVGGLRVLGANFRGSKNGGFTTQPETLTNDFFVNLLDMATEWKASSTSEGLFDGLDRETGDIKWTATRVDLIFGSNSQLRALAEVYASVDSKESFVKDFVSAWNKVMNLDRYDLRKA comes from the coding sequence ATGTCGAATGAAGCGAAATGCCCAGTGCCGCACGGCGGCAACCCATCCACCAGTACAGAGACGGCCTCGCCCATGCATGGTGCCGTAACTCTCAACTCACGCAAGATCACGCGCAACGAGCATTGGTGGCCTGACCGCCTCGACCTCGCCGTCCTGCACCAGAACACCAAGCTGGCCGATCCCATGGGCCAGGACTTTGACTACGCAGTCGAGTTCAAGACCCTCGATCTCGACGCCGTCATCAAAGACCTCCATGCCTTGATGACTGACTCGCAGAGTTGGTGGCCAGCGGACTACGGACACTATGGCCCGTTCTTCATCCGCATGGCATGGCACAGCGCCGGCACCTACCGCACCCATGATGGCCGCGGCGGAGCAGGCATGGGAACGCAGCGTTTTGCGCCCCTCAACAGCTGGCCGGACAACGTCAGCCTCGACAAGGCTCGCCGCCTGCTATGGCCCATCAAGCAGAAGTACGGCAAGAAGATCTCCTGGGCCGATCTCATGATCCTTGCCGGCAACGTCGCGCTCGACTCGATGGGTTTCAAGACCTTTGGCTTCGGCGGCGGGCGAGCTGACGTCTGGGTTCCACAGGAAGATATCTTCTGGGGTTCGGAGCACACGTGGCTCGGTAGCGATCGCTACCAGGGGGAGCGTAATCTCGACAATCCTCTCGCCGCCGTGCAAATGGGTCTTATCTACGTAAACCCGGAAGGCCCCGATGGCAAGCCCGACCCGGTCGGCTCCGCGCGTGATATCCGCGAGACATTCGGTCGCATGGCCATGAACGACGAAGAAACCTTCGCCCTCATCGCCGGCGGCCATACCTTCGGAAAAGGCCATGGCGCATACGACCCCGGTCCTAACGTCGGCCCCGAACCAGAAGGCGCACCCATCGAGCAGCAGGGGCTCGGCTGGAAAAACGGCAAAGGCAAGGGACACTCGGAAGACACCATCTCTTCGGGCCTCGAGGGCGCTTGGACCAGCAACCCCACTAAGTGGGACATCGAGTACCTCGACAACCTCTACAACTACGACTGGGCCCTGAAGAAAGGCCCCGGCGGCGGCTGGCAGTGGTACGCCGTGAACGAGGAAGCTAACATCCCCGACGCGCACGTCAAGGATAAGAAGCACCTACCCATGATGTTCACCTCGGACCTCGCGCTCAAGTTCGATCCCGCCTACGAGACGATCGGCAAGCGCTTTCAGAAGGACCCCGCCGCGTTCGCCGATGCCTTCGCTCGCGCATGGTTCAAGCTCACACATCGCGACATGGGTCCCCTCGTTCGCTACCTTGGCCCTCTGGTTCCCAAGGAGCAGTTGATCTGGCAGGACCCCGTCCCCGCTGTCGATCATAAACCTATCAGCGAAGCTGAAATCGCTTCACTGAAGCAGAAGATCCTCGCATCAGGTCTCTCAATCTCGCAGCTCGTCTCGACTGCTTGGGCAGCGGCGTCGTCCTTCCGTGGCTCTGATAAGCGTGGTGGAGCGAATGGTGCACGTATTCGCCTCGAACCGCAAAAGAACTGGGAAGTGAATCAACCTCTCGTGCTCGCGAAGGTTCTGAGCACGCTCGAGGGAGTTCAGAAGGACTTCAACGCGACAGGCAAGAAGGTATCACTCGCCGATCTGATCGTTCTGGGCGGTTGCTCTGCGGTTGAAGCGGCTGCGAAGAAGGCTGGATACGACGTTACTGTTCCCTTCACGCCAGGCCGCACGGACGCTTCGCAGGAGCAGACCGATATTGCCTCCTTCGCGCCGCTCGAACAGACCGCCGACGGCTTTCGCAACTACCTCCGTCTCGGCCACACCGTGCGAGCCGAGGATTTGCTCGTCGACCGCGCCCAGTTGCTGACTCTGACCGCTCCTGAGATGGCTGTTCTCGTTGGTGGCCTGCGTGTTCTCGGCGCTAACTTTCGAGGCTCGAAAAATGGTGGCTTTACCACTCAGCCGGAGACTCTGACGAATGACTTCTTCGTGAACTTGCTCGATATGGCGACGGAGTGGAAGGCATCTTCTACTTCGGAAGGCTTGTTTGACGGTTTAGATCGCGAGACCGGGGACATCAAGTGGACTGCCACCCGTGTGGACTTGATCTTCGGTTCCAACTCTCAGCTGCGGGCCCTGGCAGAAGTCTACGCATCGGTCGACTCGAAGGAATCGTTTGTGAAGGACTTCGTTAGTGCGTGGAACAAGGTCATGAACCTCGACCGCTACGACCTGCGCAAAGCGTAG